The Diadema setosum chromosome 1, eeDiaSeto1, whole genome shotgun sequence genome has a window encoding:
- the LOC140230335 gene encoding protein yippee-like 5, translating to MGRVFLEHIGGTRLFSCANCDTVLTNRAELMSTRFTGSTGRAYLFKRVVNLSFSEVQDRIMLTGRHMVRDVFCKNCDSKLGWIYEFATEESQRYKEGKVILERALITESEGMEEHVVVGDI from the coding sequence ATGGGTCGAGTCTTTTTGGAGCACATTGGGGGCACGCGCCTCTTCTCCTGCGCCAACTGCGACACAGTGCTGACCAACCGGGCGGAGCTCATGTCCACGCGGTTCACGGGGTCGACGGGCCGGGCGTACCTCTTCAAGCGGGTGGTCAACCTCTCCTTCAGCGAGGTCCAGGACCGAATCATGTTGACAGGAAGGCACATGGTGCGGGACGTCTTCTGCAAGAACTGTGACTCCAAGCTGGGCTGGATCTATGAGTTCGCCACCGAGGAGTCGCAAAGATACAAGGAGGGCAAAGTGATTCTAGAGAGGGCGCTGATCACAGAGAGTGAGGGCATGGAAGAACATGTGGTTGTCGGAGATATTTGA